The proteins below are encoded in one region of Stigmatopora argus isolate UIUO_Sarg chromosome 2, RoL_Sarg_1.0, whole genome shotgun sequence:
- the bloc1s6 gene encoding biogenesis of lysosome-related organelles complex 1 subunit 6, with translation MEEMEDEGNSSQDPQQDQAFVKGSDHLANVYVDKEAVYKLTEGLLSHYLPGLQNSKRTLQELTQNQLILLDTLDQEVTKFQECNALLDLNSLFTEAKVYHNKLVNIRKEMILVHERTTKLKKRALKLQQHKQKEALEREQQREKELERERQLIAKPAKRP, from the exons ATGGAGGAAATGGAGGATGAAGGAAACTCATCTCAGG ATCCACAGCAAGATCAAGCATTTGTGAAAGGCTCCGATCATCTGGCAAATGTATACGTCGATAAGGAGGCTGTGTACAAGCTGACAGAGGGCTTGCTCTCCCACTACCTACCTGGCTTGCAAAACTCCAAACGTACCCTCCAAGAACTTAC ACAAAATCAGCTCATATTGTTGGACACACTGGATCAAGAAGTCACCAAATTTCAGGAATGCAATGCCTTACTTGACCTGAATTCATTG TTTACAGAAGCCAAGGTCTACCACAACAAACTGGTAAATATCAGGAAAGAGATGATTTTGGTCCATGaaagaacaacaaaactgaAG AAAAGAGCTTTAAAACTGCAACAGCATAAACAGAAAGAAGCACTGGAGAGGGAGCAACAGCGTGAAAAGGAGCTGGAAAGAGAGCGACAACTAATTGCTAAACCTGCTAAAAGACCATAA
- the afg2b gene encoding ATPase family gene 2 protein homolog B, which produces MMTSLKLLSIEASDRGSQRCRLGPGLMSSLGLSVGSPVLVSLPGGSCLCTAWPRSDLAEGFVQVDMKCCSPHLVRHPPSRLSLDPQQITLLPCPTLKGMKISVVVQNMEFKRNTSPRFVHEFVKDMLKFALVHKNHVINLEHFQTDIQYVVIENIHPDGNAAGLVTSKTSVEIVEIQTLRHFNNYLQGQVTVPLGGLDEVSASLREMLQLPLLYPATLGSLGVSCPRGVLLVGPPGVGKTQLVRKVVGQVGASLVVVRGPEIVRSRPGESEEMLRDVFVRARAAADEGPCVLFLDELDSLCPRRTGSSAPENRLVAQLLTLMDGVDQSDRFLIIGATNRPDSLDPALRRPGRFDREVIIGPPTVRQRAAILSVVCEKIPVCPSVDMMELARKTAGYVGSDLSALCREAAMDALRENSKSSDEQTVGLKHFLKAMKLVRPSCLRSSLGQTDLAAVAWEHIGGLEDIKLKLSQSIEWPMMYPEAFLRLGLCRPRGVLLYGPPGCAKTTLVRAAASSSNCTFLSVSGADLYSPYVGDSEKALSQLFRQARACAPCILFLDEIDSVIGSRCCGQAPNSVQTRLLSVLLNEMDGIGLKTLERKGTQKRLQVEGAEDNNCPEQADKQEVCNKDVMVVAATNRPDCLDSALLRPGRLDHILYVPPPDQQARLAILKVCTKSMPVDPNVCLEELAARSELYTGADLENLCKEAALLALQENMEASSIKHTHFLQSLQKTSPSLTAQQIQTYQITSY; this is translated from the exons ATGATGACATCTTTGAAGCTGTTGTCAATCGAAGCATCGGATCGGGGCTCCCAGAGATGCAGGCTGGGCCCAGGTTTGATGTCATCGCTGGGCTTGAGTGTGGGTTCCCCGGTGCTGGTGTCTCTCCCTGGGGGAAGCTGTCTGTGCACCGCATGGCCCCGGTCCGACCTGGCTGAGGGCTTCGTGCAGGTGGACATGAAATGCTGCTCTCCACATCTGGTCAGACATCCACCCTCACGCCTCAGCCTGGATCCCCAGCAAATCACACTCCTCCCTTGTCCCACACTGAAAGGAATGAAGATCAGCGTGGTGGTCCAAAATATGGAATTCAAGAGAAACACATCCCCTCGTTTTGTTCACGAATTTGTCAAAGACATGCTGAAATTTGCCTTAGTCCATAAGAACCATGTTATAAACCTGGAGCATTTTCAAACAGACATCCAGTATGTTGTCATTGAAAACATCCATCCGGATGGTAATGCAGCAGGGCTTGTCACTTCCAAAACTAGTGTGGAGATTGTTGAAATCCAAACCCTCAGACACTTCAACAATTATCTGCAGGGCCAGGTCACAGTGCCTTTGGGCGGCCTGGATGAG GTAAGCGCATCGCTTAGAGAGATGCTGCAGTTGCCGCTTCTCTATCCAGCCACCCTAGGCTCGCTTGGGGTGTCGTGTCCTCGAGGCGTGCTACTCGTGGGGCCGCCAGGCGTTGGAAAGACACAGCTGGTTCGAAAAGTGGTCGGGCAAGTGGGAGCAAGCCTGGTGGTGGTCAGAGGACCAGAG ATTGTGCGGTCCCGGCCGGGCGAAAGTGAAGAGATGTTGCGGGACGTATTTGTGCGAGCTCGCGCTGCAGCAGACGAGGGTCCGTGCGTCCTCTTCTTGGACGAATTGGATTCTCTCTGCCCGAGAAGAACCGGCTCATCTGCGCCGGAGAATCGGCTGGTGGCTCAGCTCCTCACGCTGATGGATGGCGTTGACCAATCAGATCGCTTCCTCATCATCGGTGCCACCAATCGTCCAGACAGCTTAGACCCGGCACTGCGCAGGCCTGGAAGATTTGACAGAGAA gtTATCATTGGACCTCCTACAGTACGGCAAAGAGCagctattttgtctgttgtgtGTGAGAAAATACCAGTGTGTCCCAGCGTGGACATGATGGAACTAGCACGCAAAACCGCAGGTTATGTTGGGTCTGACCTCAGTGCCCTGTGTCGGGAAGCCGCCATGGACGCTCTGCGGGAGAACTCAAAG AGTTCCGATGAGCAGACGGTAGGACTGAAACATTTCTTGAAGGCTATGAAGTTGGTGCGGCCTTCATGCCTCAGGAGCAGTCTGGGACAGACGGACCTCGCTGCAGTGGCCTGGGAGCACATCGGTGGTCTTGAAGACATCAAACTGAAACTGAGTCAG AGTATCGAGTGGCCAATGATGTACCCCGAAGCCTTCTTACGCCTGGGTCTGTGCCGCCCACGAGGCGTGCTTCTCTACGGACCTCCTGGTTGCGCCAAGACGACGTTGGTCAGAGCGGCTGCCTCATCCTCGAACTGTACCTTCCTGTCCGTCAGTGGTGCTGATCTCTACTCTCCATACGTGGGAGACTCAGAAAAGGCTTTGTCACAG CTGTTTCGTCAAGCGCGGGCCTGCGCTCCCTGCATTCTCTTCCTGGATGAGATTGACTCTGTGATCGGCTCGCGGTGCTGCGGTCAGGCACCTAACAGCGTTCAGACCCGATTATTATCCGTGCTCCTCAATGAGATGGATGGAATCGGCCTGAAGACATTGGAAAGGAAGGGGACGCAAAAGAGACTCCAAGTTGAGGGAGCAGAGGATAATAACTGTCCGGAACAG GCGGACAAGCAGGAAGTGTGCAACAAAGACGTGATGGTTGTAGCAGCCACAAACAGGCCGGACTGTTTGGACAGCGCCCTTCTTAGGCCCGGGAGACTGGACCACATTCTATATGTGCCTCCACCAGATCAGCAG GCCCGTCTCGCCATCCTCAAGGTGTGCACCAAGTCCATGCCCGTAGATCCTAATGTATGTTTGGAGGAGTTGGCTGCCAGAAGTGAGCTTTACACCGGAGCTGACCTGGAAAATCTTTGTAAAGag GCGGCTCTCTTGGCGTTACAAGAAAACATGGAGGCATCTAgcatcaaacacacacacttcctgCAATCCCTCCAGAAAACCAGCCCATCCCTCACAGCACAGCAAATTCAAACATACCAGATAACATCTTATTAA
- the slc30a4 gene encoding putative proton-coupled zinc antiporter SLC30A4, producing the protein MQRRPSLLLKMSSLLNKVRSTFRKEQNGLDMSSDTAPFDFSDELVEDDAPKFNKLKVVVSGEMSDYSAGAPSNGVAVNTLVFVGRDEDDDSLLETSSSPSIPALNMDPCDSCTKKRETMKQKKVMKRLGIAAVLYFLFMMAEIIGGYVSNSLAIMTDAVHMLADVVGILFSLLALWLSTKPPTKRFTFGLHRLEVISAVLSVALIYILTAILLFEAVQRTINQDFNINGDVMIITAAVGVAVNIIMGFLLNQGGHLHSHGHGHSHNATAPSESHSASSGRNQRPHGSLAVRAAFIHALGDLLQSVGVLIAAYIVRFKPEYKLADPICTYIFSVLVLFTTVRIIRDTTVIVLEGVPRHLDIDRIKEDLLKLEDVQSVDELNVWALTADKTSALVHLQLTPSSASNWEDVQAKARHLLLHTYGLTRCTVQVQTHRQRRVRTCAHCQELSD; encoded by the exons ATGCAGAGGCGACCCAGTTTACTTTTGAAGATGTCCAGCTTGCTGAACAAGGTGCGCTCCACCTTCAGGAAAGAGCAAAACGGCTTGGACATGAGCAGCGACACGGCACCTTTTGACTTCTCTGACGAGCTGGTGGAAGATGACGCACCCAAATTCAACAAGCTGAAG GTGGTGGTCTCTGGTGAGATGTCAGACTACTCTGCCGGGGCTCCGTCCAATGGGGTAGCGGTCAACACACTGGTGTTTGTGGGACGCGATGAAGATGATGACTCCCTACTGGAAACGTCTTCCAGTCCGAGCATTCCGGCCTTGAACATGGACCCTTGCGACAGCTGCACCAAAAAGAGGGAGACCATGAAGCAGAAGAAGGTGATGAAACGGCTGGGCATTGCAGCTGTGCTCTACTTTCTCTTCATGATGGCTGAAATTATAG GTGGGTATGTGTCAAACAGTTTAGCCATCATGACCGATGCTGTGCACATGCTAGCCGATGTGGTGGGTATCTTGTTCTCTCTGCTAGCgctatggctctccactaaacCACCAACCAAAAGATTCACTTTTGGACTTCATCGCCTTG AGGTTATATCAGCAGTACTCAGTGTGGCGCTTATCTACATTTTGACGGCGATACTGCTTTTCGAGGCAGTTCAGAGGACGATAAACCAAGACTTCAACATCAATGGTGATGTCATGATCATCACGGCAGCAGTGGGCGTGGCTGTCAACATCAT AATGGGCTTTTTATTAAACCAAGGTGGTCATCTTCACTCTCATGGTCACGGTCATTCCCACAACGCCACAGCTCCATCAGAGTCGCACTCCGCAAGTTCTGGGCGGAACCAGAGACCACACGGTAGTCTGGCCGTACGAGCTGCCTTCATCCACGCTTTGGGTGACCTACTCCAGAGTGTCGGGGTCCTTATAGCTGCATACATTGTTCGCTTCAAG CCGGAATATAAACTGGCAGATCCTATCTGCACATACATCTTCTCAGTTCTAGTTCTCTTCACCACAGTCCGCATCATACGAGACACAACAGTTATTGTGCTGGAAG GTGTGCCCAGACACTTAGACATTGATCGGATCAAAGAGGATCTCCTGAAGCTGGAGGATGTGCAGTCTGTAGATGAGCTGAATGTTTGGGCGCTTACTGCTGACAAGACATCAGCGCTTGTACACCTTCAACTAA CGCCTTCAAGTGCCAGCAACTGGGAGGATGTTCAGGCAAAAGCTCGCCACCTTCTGCTTCATACTTATGGTTTGACCAGATGCACGGTTCAGGTCCAAACACACAGGCAAAGGCGCGTACGTACCTGTGCACACTGTCAGGAACTAAGTGATTAG